The Alnus glutinosa chromosome 1, dhAlnGlut1.1, whole genome shotgun sequence region gcaGTCTTTTGTCCCAGCAAAAGGGAAGTTTGTAGTTTTGACTTCTCCTTTGGAGAATAATCTCTTTTGAGTGAAAATGAAATTTGGGTGTATTAGACCTTTgggttttgagtgttttttttcttcactattTTTGTACTCCATCCCTGGTTTGTGAATTTCTTCGCCTCCGCCTATAGATGTACCTCACATTGAAGGCACCACTAAAATTCTTATGTCTtgtgtgtgatttttttgtcttatttaccATAATTGTGGTCTTTTGCACAACAAGTGGTATTAGAGCTAAAGTTTGGTATTCAAACCGACGGCTACGGTAAATATGGCGAGCACCAAGTATGAAGTGGAGAAGTTTAAAtggcaagaacaacttctctcttttgcaaagaaaaatgaaagatttgTTTAATGAGACCTATATGCAAAGAAAAGGTGAATCTGAAGCATCAACTAACAGCGAGAAAGGGAAACAAGTCGTGGATGTGGAGTTTGATGATCAGAGTTCACCTATGGATAAAAGTGATGATGAACAGTTTTCTAAAGACACATAGTATCAAGAAGAGCCTTATTTTTTAGCAAaacgtaaaaagaaaaaaaagtactgGAGAGGTATGGACTTGAGGATATGGTTTCTTTTGCTTTAGTAGGTGGCAGTAGAGATCCATTGTGTGTTGAGAATGCTATGCCGAAAGAGGTGCAGTCaatacagggaaaaaaaaaaaccttgggaATTGGTAGAATTGCCCGAGGGTAAAAATGTTATAGAGTGCAAATGAGTCTACAAGAAGATAGAGTTAGCTGAGGAAGCTTTGTGACCAATCAAAATGGTAGAAAAATGTGGTGTTATGGCTAAACCATGTCCTATGCTCAAGTTCAAGAAATGCTTGAACTTAAGTGGTACTTATAGATTGTGATTGCCCTTAGGGACTTTGGTGGAGACATCTTGAGGAAATTCGTATTGTTAGACTTGATGGGTTTCAAGTCAAGTTGGAAATTTGTTGACTTTGAGTGACTTAAAAGCCATCAAGTATGTGGGTCCCATTCCTATTACCTTTTTGCTTTTGGTTCTTGGAACTTCTTTCTGGCTTGCATTAACCGACTTTCATCCCTTTAAAAGAAGAGTTTCAGCTTCCCTTGTTTTAAACGCTGcgtgaaagaaaaatgagagagaccTTTCTTCTTTTCACCATGGTTTTGAGGTGCCACACAAAGCAACACGGAGAgaacctcttttttttatttgacacCTAGCTAGGGGCAGAACTGAAAATTTTGGTTTGGAtgaacaaaactaaaaataatttttttttttttttttttttttttttggtgggggggggggggattaaTTTTGGAAGAActtgtataaatttttaaacttttatggGACCAGTTGGAGTTTGGGTAGATACTGCCCCCAAGCTCAGAAGTGATTCTGCCCCTGCGCCTAGACACGCTGTGAAAGATATAAAGGAGCCACACAATGAGAGAGAAACAGAACCGTCCTTTGTCCCAACAAAAAAGAAgtttgtagttttgttttctcCTTTGGGGAAGAATCTATTTGGTGTGATAGTAAGATTTGGGTCTATTGGGGCTTTGGGTTTAGAGTGTTTTTTTTCTCCACTTTTTACCCCAGCTTTGATTAGTGAATTTCTTCGTGACGTAAATTCTAGTGTTCTTAGTTACCGTAATTGTGGTCTTTTGCACAACATAAATATTAGTAACAAGACTAACCTGCATCCACGCACGTTTAAGTAGCAGCCAGAATTGCCTCCACCAACCACCCTTCTTCTTGATTGTAGTTTTCTTGCTTAACTTCATGCTGTTTTTGGAGATCTCCCATTTTGTAATTGGAGTTGCATAAAGAATTGTTGATGATTGTTGTGAGAATGACTCAACAAGATCATCTATCCTTTTTTGAGAAGAAGAGACACTTTCGGCAGAACTGTAGTCAATGGATATGAGATCAGCAAGGAATTCAGCAGGATTAACGTGATCTGGGCAATGGTACCTGTTGAATCAACTATCAAATGGTCATACTTTCAGAAGTAAACAGTCATTAATTTACAGATCCACAAACTTTAAGTTGACCAAATGCCATCTGGATGCACCATTTGAAACACGTtctcttctttcccttttttcttgttccctcttttccttttttgactGTAAAAACAGGAATTGCAAAGGAAAACATGTATAGTGCATAtagcttttgaaaatataattgaaattgATGGCCAATTAATATTGATCAAAAGACAAAAGTCTTTAGTACGTGAAACCAAAATCTAAAAAGGCTATGTGATGACCTCTATATTAAACTGACCAAAAATTGAATGGACTAACAGTGCATGACCAGACAACAGAAGACTAGTTAAGTGACCCCAAACCACATTTGAAACTACCATTCAATGACTAATTTAATCTTTAATAGTAGAGTACCAAAATGATAAACTGCACAGTGGAAAGGAAGGGACATTTGAAGACACAGATATACTATAATCTAAAGCCAGAGCAGACATGAAATGTGACATAGgctagtattttttttccaagGGCTAAAGCGGAGAGTTTATGTGTGTCATGCCAGTCATGGGTCCATGACATCTAACAATGTTATGAACATATGGACTAGGAGATAGTTTACGGCCTCATTTGGTTCGTGAAATAGACCCCTGAGATGGAataatcattcttttatttggtaggaGTCTATTtctaggaatagttattcccattggaataattattcccttaCGAAAAGGAATACacattcctctaaaaaatgagatgaatagttattcctaaaGGAATATACTacatcttccaaaaaaaaaaaaaccactcataATATTGctttctattttctctcaaacttaaaaaaaaaaaaaaaaaaaaaaaaaaaaaaaaaaagcaactaCATGAATATTGTGGCTGGCCAGCCATTGTAGGAGCCGGGGGTGGCCGTGGCCACCCACTAGTATTCACGTtcaggatttatttatttattttaagaaaaaaaaaaaaaaaaaaaaaaagagaaataaagtgggtatttttagtaatttttgattcaattccaattagAGCATATGCATTGTCACCAAACTAGGAATgtattgtcaccaaactaagaaatatgaataattattaAACTCCACCATCTTTCATTCCCAGCAacaattattcatttttctaatagaATACTCATTTCGCATACCAAATGAGGCATCTCTATCATTTTTGTTTATGGACAATCCTTATGCAACACCATTGTGAAATTGCAGTTAAAACTTCATGGGGACATGGAATAACTAAGTGAATCTCAACTCAAAATCCAAATTGGCCACATGAAAAAGGGAGGGACCAATCAACAAacttccaaataaaaaaaaaaaaaaaaaatggtggtaaGCAGGTAGAGGTAGCAATGGAACAATGCATATAAAAGTAAACAGGGTTCAGCTAACAACCCAAATTCAGAGAAGTATGCCAGTGGTTCTTCACGTGCAGGACCAGCATAGACAAGTACACCCTCTGTTAGCAACACAATGTCGTCGAATTTACCATAAACAGACCCCCTAGGCTGATGTATGGAACAGATTACAGTATGTCCATCCTGTGCGAGTTGTCGGAGAGTTTCCATTACTTTCTCGGCCTGGAAGGCATCAAGTCCTGAAGAGACCACAAGTTATTTTGAGAATAAgaaaagcagatttttttttcttcactttaaCAGGAACTAATAAGCTAGCTTTTAATTTATGACAGATAAAAGTAAAATTGCTTGACCATCGTGATAATTTGGACCTTTTTGATGCAAAATGTGTAAACCAACGAGCATTAACATTTATATAAGAGATCATGTATAGGCTGTTAATATTGGTCAATATCATGAATAAAACTCAGATTGCACAACTCTCTAATTTGCGTTATACCATTCATGAGAGACACGCCTATTATTCTTCtagatagaaaagaaaaaaaaaaaatgtttcttatTCAGAcgtatttttatttatcttcaTGTCTTGGAGACGGAAACTTTTGTGAATTACTCACTGAACCATTGTTCAAAGATAAACacaaatatgattagtttgatctattgtaaattattttaaaattactatgtCAATCGAGGGTCTAACCTGAATCATATGCAAGGTAATATCttaggaaaaaaacaaagagcCATTGAGGCATATTGCATGAGCAGAATTAAACagttcatcttcttctccctagTTGAGTGTCTCTCATGTATACTCCATGCGTACTTAAGTTGCACCCATTTGTgctttataataaaattaaactacttatcaaaaaagaattaAACAGTTATTCTTACCAGTTGTTGGCTCATCAGCAAATATGACTGATGGGCTTGCAATCAGTTCACAAGCCAGAGATAAGCGTTTCTTTTCACCCCCACTGATTCCACGGATTTTTGCATCACCAACGCGGGAATCAGCACAACTAACCTTTTAAAGAAAGGGAATAAAGCAGTCATGAAAAAGTAATTAGGAATTATGTAGTCtcacaaatttcaaattgataTTTAATAGTAGTAGATGCTTTCACTTCCAATTACTTTTAAAGGAAAGCAGAAactgcttaggaaaaaaaatgcactTAACCCTTTATAGCATGATTTTCTAATCCAAAACACAACTATTTATCATTCAATTAGCACATCCACACCAACACCTGATTTACTTCTGCAATGCAAAGCTTCCTACTAGACTTGAGGTATGCACATAAACCATCCAATCAGTTCGCTTCTGAGACCAAATATTCCTCAAAAATAATTCATCAGTTAAGCCAGACAATCTTACCAAGCCTAGTTTGAATAGAAGATTATTCACATATTCATCTTTCTCTTCCACAGAAGATATCTCAGGAAGCTGAAGCTCGGCAGCAAGGGACAGGGTTTCCCGCACTGTTAGCTGCGAGAAAAAAAGATCCTCCTGCCTTACATAAGCAAACCTGCAATCACCAATACCAATGAAAAGCATTTCCAAGCGACTTCACAAGTCCAAAAACCACAAGTGCCCAAATTTGCATTACCTATAAGCTTTGTTTGAACAAGGCTTTCCATTGATCTCCAGAAGGCCTGACAAATGCACCCGAGGTGACGCCATCAGCTGACCCGCCAGAACGTTAAGCAACGTCGTTTTTCCTGACCCTGACGGCCCCATTATCGCTAGCAGTCTTCCCGGTTTCGCCTCTCCACTCACGTCTTTAAGCAGAAATCGCACCTAACCACCGAAATCTCCGTTACATGATTGGTTAATTGATGAAGTAATTGATTATGCTGTAGCTCAAACTTTAGCTGGTGCAATTACAAATCCGCTATGACCACTAACGAGCTTAAATTGGAAACCATAACATTGAGTTCTATTTAGGCTAAAACGAGCTACACTAAGCTCAGCTAGGCTTCAATGTGTTTTTTTACGccacattttctcagcaaccaaacggtcttccacaaaaattaaaagagaattataagaaaaagaaaaaggaagttaCTGATTTGGAGGATTTTTCAGAGAGGGAGCAGGTGATGTTGCGCCAACGAATTGTCACCGGGAAAACTTTCCCGGCGGACGGGGATTCACCGGCGTCGCCATCTCCGGAGAAATCGTCCTTGTCGTCGTGGTCATCGGGCTCAATTTCCGGCAAGAGAGCTGGACCGGGGCCGGAGAAGAGACGGACCAGGAGGGCCGCGGCCACGGCCACCAGAACCCGGCCCAGACCGTTCCCGCCAAGACCAGCCACCGCCTGGCCCACCCTCTTCCCGCCAAAAGCCACCattaccttcttcttcttcttcttcttcttcctgggctaaaaaataaaatcggCTGGAGCTGAGGCCTTGCTGGCTCGCTCTGAGCTTCGTTGCTCAACAGTAACTAATCCAAGTATATGATAAATGTTGAGCCTTTAATTTTCAGGAAATGTATGCCGACGGTGTCGTTTCATGACGGAATCGCTTTCCAGCGTCCAAAATTTCAACGACCCAACGGCTGTGAAGTGAGGTAACGAATTAGCTACGCATGAGAGACGCGTGTCCCTCGCTTTGAGGATAAGATGGGCTTTAGCCTAACAACAAAGCCCATTTTATTAGTGAGCCCGCCTAGCGTATACATGAAATGAAAATATCTAAAACCCCAGGGTCTATATTGGATTTTATCACTTTCCAATATTACCTCTGATTACAAACTAAAAGAAGACATGATTGTAtctaaaaaaatccaaagagaatgattaaaatttattattttagtttaaatGGCTTGAATGAagtatgaaaaatgcaattataacaaaaataataaatacctAAAATTATAGATGGATCAAATAGacaagtaacaaaaaaaaaaaaaaaaaaattgaaagacgtcaatagaaaatgaaatttgttgataaatttttttaaaaaaaatgtttggttttatttttttgcacatTTTTTGTCTATCTCTGTACAAGAAATGTGTAAAATCCACCACAAACTCAgtgataaatttttaaaagagatgTTCAATAAATAGACAAGAAAATAACACCGAATACATCTTTGAATTTAAATCCTACTAATATATGAATTtggaataattttaaaaaccactcTTTTGTCAATCTTGTATCTCTCCAAGAatgacgtggcttttaaaatcactactttatcaaaattcaataatgatcaatcacaagtaagtaatgctataagtcacttttttgtaactcttgtatccctccaaaaatgacgtggcttttaaaattaccattgagctTGCGAtttatcactattgaattttgatcaagtcttgattttaaaagccacatcatgtTGGAGGGAAACAAAAGTGACAAAATAGTGACTTCTAGAATTAGTAttaatcacaagctcaatagtgattttaaaatcaacatcATTCTTGAAGGGGCGTAAGAGTTACATAGAATGATTTAAAGAATTAATCATAGATTTGACATTGCCATTTATTAgatattatttcaaatttaaaataggcGGTTTACTCTTATAATTCAAAACAATAATGCATTATTGAAATTCATAGCAAACATTTATACTTTAAATTACAACTTAAATCCCTTAATTTCAAAGCACATTGTGACTCTTTTATTGCCCCTCTACCtctagtcaattttttttataactcaaatgcaattattattattattacttaaaattaagggtaaatgtctaataaattattgAGTCGGAGCgctatttatttgaatttgattccTCACTCTTTAAAAGTAAGTATTCAGTACTTAACTTTTTCACGAATTTGAAACAGGTTTTTCCGTTattttttcatccatttttttaacTACCGTTAGTGCCACGCCACCCTTTTCACCACGTCAtcctaaaatattattattttatttaattattaatttaaaacttattttattctttaaaaaaaaaaaaaaaaaaaaaaaaaagtagggggCAACCACCCCCTTGGACCGGTGAGTTATCCGGTGAGTGTTTTTCTGTTCTCTGTTGCTTAACCCACAGCCTAAGCAAATCCACGAGATCAAAGATTTCATTGTCACTGCAAGAAGGCAAGATGCGCGCTCTGTGAGGATCAAGAAGAGCAAAGGTGTTGTCAAGACTCAAGTTCAAGGTCCGTTGCTCCAAGTACCTCTACACGTTTTGCGTGTTCGACCAAGAGAAGGCTAACAAGTTGAAGTAGTCTCTCCCTCTTGGTCAGAATCATGGATCTACACTTGGTGGTGTTCCCTTTAacatattttggttatttgtttgttaaatttCTGAATGGTTGAACTGGATTCTTTGGCCAGTTGATAATCCTTTTTTGCTCCAACTTATTTTAAATTGTGCACAACAATTATTCTTTTGTAAGTAAAGGCCAATTCTTTTCTCACATTATGCATAGCAAACAATAGAACAAAAAAACGGATGGAATTTGCATTCAAAAGCACAAAATCCCTCATCGGCAATCCCTTGAACACCTCCCGTGCCTATTCCGTCAACTCAAATTTCAAACGAGTATGAACCAAACGCACTTCCAACAAACACATCCAACTCCAACTTGGGTCGATCTGCATTTGTCGAGTTCTTAATCCATTGTCGCCGTTATGGTTTTGGAGAGATTGAGAGGGATGGCTTGAACCTTCTGTTATTCAATCAAAAATCAACTACTCAACAgagcaaacaaataaaaacaaagaaaaaaaagacatacTTTTTATGTGGGGTTCAATGGTTGGACCCGAATGCCTCTGGACCGGGTGTCGCCGTTGGCATTGCACTTGTCGCAGCGTAAGCCGATGTCACATTCACTGTTGGACGAACAAGTCTCTTCGATTTGAGTCGAAGTACAAGAGTATATGAACctgaattaaaattgaaaacattgATTATATATTGGTAATGGAGCCTGTTTGTGAGTTTAATTAGGGAAATATCGTGGAGCTCGTCTATATGGAGGACGAGGGTCAGACCCTCGTCCGACCCTCGTCCTACgtgtcaaattattttttattttttattatttgattaaaaaataataataataataaacctaCTGAAAACGCCATTTTCTTCCCCCATTTTCATCAAACTCAtccccaaaatttcaaaatctccTCAAAACTCACCCCATCTCCACTGCCCATACCCACCGCACTTTGTACAAACAACTCATCTACGCCGCTTGACCGGCGAGTATTGCCGTCAAACCCATCGGCGAACCGTCCCGGGGAGCTACTGGCGAACCGTTTCGATTTTTCAAAGGAGAGAAACCCGACAAGGCCGTCGTTTTGAGTGTTTGAAGACTATAAGGGCGTGCGGTGGGTATGTTTGTGCGTGCCAGTGCATGTCGAAGCGGCGTGGTTTAGGGGAGAGTAATAGGAGGGAGGCCAAGCGGCGTCAGATCCGGATGGCGTGAGTGATCGGAGGGGATTGGGGAGATGGGGAGGGTGGCGACAGTGGTGATGGTGAGGAGAATGAAGAGCCAGAGGAAGCCGTGGAGAGGTGGGCGTGCTCGCGGAGCTGGAGGAAGGGTGCGAGACCACGGTGGGGAGGCTGAGGTAGGTGGTGGATGCCATGGCCGTCGAGATGCACGCTGGGCTCGCCTCCGAATGAGGCTCCAAGCACAAAATGTTGCTCCCATTCGTCGACAGGCTCCCCAATGGGTAATCGCATGATCGTGTTTGGTCTTGTTTTGGGCTTCTCTTTCAtgggtttttggttttctttgttgcGTTTTGGTTCTTTTCGTTGTTCGTGGTGTTTAGGTTGAATTCTTGTGGGTTCAGAACTTGTTAAAGAATAAACTTGACTGTTTAGCCTGTCCTTTTCTTAAAGAATAAACTTTATATATTGTGTTTTCATGGCTTTTGTTTAGTGGTTGTTTTTGATCTCTTTGCTATTTTTTATGAcaattttgtgtttcttttcgGGCTCTTTCTGTATGTATTCCCTTCTACATTCATTTCGGCGAAATTCTACCTCTATTTGATTCCGGTAAGTTGGTAACAGTTTCGccgttctttttctttgttacaGTTCTGTTGGTTCTCAATTGAGTATCTTCATTTCTGTAACACTATCTATGCTCCTCTTCCTTTTTTCCCCCTCATAGATAAAGATCATTGGTGATTTGGTGttctgttttcattttattgtgtTGATTGAACTTTTGTGTTAATTTTGTTGGAAGTCGACGCActtattgttgtttttttaattttctctgctgacctttcatttaaaattctCAATTAAATGTGCCGTTTTGTTTACCCAAGTAGTACATAGTCTTTTGTTTGCAATATTGCTGTTGTTTCAAGAGAAAGAAGGCTTTTGTaacatcccaattttttttataataataattatatatatatataacttattaagtaagttgtagaaaaaaaaaaaaaaaaaaaagaagaggaagcaacttgcacggcaagttgatttattttctttttaaaattttcttctttcttcttctttcttcttccttcttcgttactttttctttcttcttctattatttctcctctcttcttctttcttcctgaGCACGCAGACACACACAGAGGGAGAAACAAAgagtgagcgagagagagagggggggagaGAGATGCCGAtagggagagacagagagatgagaccgagagatcgggagaggaGAGTGggaactgagagagagagagagagaaaacccgGAAAGGACCCAGTGAGCCGTGAGCCGTGAGCCCAgggaggtccgatcctccatgtccggTGGTCAGGGGGAAATCCGGAGGACCAGTGGCGGTTTCCGACGAAACCGTAACCCCGAACCCACCAAGCCATGACCCAGTGACCGAGAACCCGTGAAGCCGACCTTCAGTGGCGATGTCCGGCGCGTTTTCCGGCGGGACAGGTGTTTCTCCGGCCGAACCTCCGAAGACCCACGACCCGTGCAACCTGTGCGACCCGCAACCCAGAACCTACGAACCTGTGACCCGCTGAACCCGAGAGGAAACCCGGTTCGCCATGGGTGTTTTCCGGCGGTTTGGAGGTGTGGATTCCGGCGATTTTTCCGGTGGTCAGTGATGTTTTTCCGGCGACCCGAGTCCGTTTTCCGGCAAAATCAGAGATGATTTTCGGTGGGTTTTCTCAGAAATTCTCTGGGtaatcttttgtaattttttatgggtttaatttcttgatttttcctCAATTACTATTGTGGATATTTTGGATAGATTGTGTTTGATTTGCTATGGGTATTATTCTGAAAATCTTGATGAGTTGTGAATGATCGGCTTTGCCTTCTGTTTTGGGGTCCCTGTTTCGGCTAGCCATGTGGGTGTGTGTTGTGTTTTTGGATAATTCTCTTAACGGCCAAGTACCCCTGTTTTGGAAATGATCTCCCCTGTTCCAGCCACAGTGTTTTGGTGAGGATCTATGTGATTTTGTGATTATTGTTAATCTTTGGGTTCAATCCGTTTGGAATGGAAGTCTGATTTCTGGTTGAAGTTAATTGGGTATTTTCTGGATTGTGTTTGTTGGTCGGCTGGACTATGTTTTGGGATTGAGGAAGATGTTAGTGAATAGGTGTGTGAAATGAGTATCGGCCGTGTCCCCTGTTTTGATTTAAGGTTTATGAGGTGTGATTATTGAGGTCCCTGTGTGTTGATCTTGGCTGAAATACTGTCCTTTGGTAATGGGTATTCTGATTTTGAGGTTAGAATAGCTGAAGGAATATTTAAGTGTATTTGCATGCCAGTAACCGGATCagtgatgaatttttttaaagaatagatTTCCTATGTTGGCCATAtggtgttttggagatttgttttaggttgtttaAAATGAATAGATATTGGAATTTTATTTGGAGGTATTTGGCTAGATTAttaagtgatatatatattgtgttaaAATTGGATGGGttaaatttagttttaatgGTTTGCTAACTGAAATTAAGTCCCTAGGGGCTTTTATTGTAGATTAGTTATGATGTGAGGTATTATTTGGATTAGTGTAGGTGTgtgttatgtttattttaattaagttttagaCTACAAATTctagaatattcttctaagtttcttcttttaatttatttaggtaaaaagTCGATCCTGACGCTAATGgcaagtccaggtaaggggatacaacaccgaaaaaccccaacaagattttattataaatcttttgaaaaagtgttggggaattttacaaagcgttgctcatgcgatttttaatgccaagctttattactcatatgatattgtttaagaatttttgagcataaatcacagttttggttaagagcatttttaagaattatgatttatgcataataatagttaagactaagagcattttaaaattatgaattatgcatactcacagatatgattaagagcatatttaaagttatgatttatgcataattacagtcATAATTAAGAGCATCTCAAAGTTGTGAAATAtgcaatgatgaaaaagagagcatttgaaagttatgACTATAGAGCATTCC contains the following coding sequences:
- the LOC133876486 gene encoding ABC transporter G family member 7 isoform X1; the protein is MVAFGGKRVGQAVAGLGGNGLGRVLVAVAAALLVRLFSGPGPALLPEIEPDDHDDKDDFSGDGDAGESPSAGKVFPVTIRWRNITCSLSEKSSKSVRFLLKDVSGEAKPGRLLAIMGPSGSGKTTLLNVLAGQLMASPRVHLSGLLEINGKPCSNKAYRFAYVRQEDLFFSQLTVRETLSLAAELQLPEISSVEEKDEYVNNLLFKLGLVSCADSRVGDAKIRGISGGEKKRLSLACELIASPSVIFADEPTTGLDAFQAEKVMETLRQLAQDGHTVICSIHQPRGSVYGKFDDIVLLTEGVLVYAGPAREEPLAYFSEFGYHCPDHVNPAEFLADLISIDYSSAESVSSSQKRIDDLVESFSQQSSTILYATPITKWEISKNSMKLSKKTTIKKKGGWWRQFWLLLKRAWMQASRDGPTNKVRARMSIASAIIFGSVFWRMGRSQTSIQDRMGLLQVTAINTAMAALTKTVGVFPKERAIVNREHAKGSYKLGPYLLSKLLAEIPVGAAFPLMFGAVLYPMARLHPTLSRFGKFCGIVTVESFTASAMGLTVGAMVPTTEAAMAVGPSLMTVFLVFGGYYVNADNTPIIFRWIPRVSLIRWAFQGLCINEFSGLQFDHQNSFDIQTGEQALERLSFGGSHIRETIIAQSRILLFWYCTTYLLLEKNKPNYQLLEPPPPKQIQPEQQLEPFNTDLFEKDSSLEPPMLNQVESNLQLESPPNDQVQPFILEGYGPQDGKDLL
- the LOC133876486 gene encoding ABC transporter G family member 7 isoform X2, whose product is MVAFGGKRVGQAVAGLGGNGLGRVLVAVAAALLVRLFSGPGPALLPEIEPDDHDDKDDFSGDGDAGESPSAGKVFPVTIRWRNITCSLSEKSSKSVRFLLKDVSGEAKPGRLLAIMGPSGSGKTTLLNVLAGQLMASPRVHLSGLLEINGKPCSNKAYRFAYVRQEDLFFSQLTVRETLSLAAELQLPEISSVEEKDEYVNNLLFKLGLVSCADSRVGDAKIRGISGGEKKRLSLACELIASPSVIFADEPTTGLDAFQAEKVMETLRQLAQDGHTVICSIHQPRGSVYGKFDDIVLLTEGVLVYAGPAREEPLAYFSEFGYHCPDHVNPAEFLADLISIDYSSAESVSSSQKRIDDLVESFSQQSSTILYATPITKWEISKNSMKLSKKTTIKKKGGWWRQFWLLLKRAWMQASRDGPTNKVRARMSIASAIIFGSVFWRMGRSQTSIQDRMGLLQVTAINTAMAALTKTVGVFPKERAIVNREHAKGSYKLGPYLLSKLLAEIPVGAAFPLMFGAVLYPMARLHPTLSRFGKFCGIVTVESFTASAMGLTVGAMVPTTEAAMAVGPSLMTVFLVFGGYYVNADNTPIIFRWIPRVSLIRWAFQGLCINEFSGLQFDHQNSFDIQTGEQALERLSFGGSHIRETIIAQSRILLFWYCTTYLLLEKNKPNYQLLEPPPPKQIQPEQQLEPFNTDLFEKDSSLEPPMLNQVESNLQLESPPNDQVQPFILEGAI